Proteins co-encoded in one Malus sylvestris chromosome 9, drMalSylv7.2, whole genome shotgun sequence genomic window:
- the LOC126583938 gene encoding probable folate-biopterin transporter 3 — protein MEMEAEEHEKESLHPELENQKQKTPVKGVRDLLWTPINWFRMLSSELHWSFVVGVLIVYGISQGLSMGLSRISIQYYLKDDQKVQPSEAQVYFGIIQIPWIVKPFWGLLTDTLPVLGYRRKPYFVFAGLLGVISMLVLSLDKNLNLTMSLLALMAGSAGVAIADVTIDACVTQNSIRHPSLAGDMQSLCGLSSSVGALVGFSLSGFLVHLVGPKGVFGLLSIPPGLVILVGIMHRESRACNFAYKQVSVKLLDAGKAMWTTLKCSSVWRPCLYMYLSLALALNVREGMFYWYTDAKGGPSFSKEVVGSIFSIGAVGSLFGVLLYQNFLKSYPFRDVLFWTQLLYGASGMLDLVLVLRINLKFGLPDYLFVVIDEGISMLIGRLKWMPLLVLSSKLCPAGIEGTFFAILMSIDHIGMLSSTWAGGLLLHILNITRTQFENIWMAILIRSLLRIVPIALLFLIPRSDPNLTILPSEMLRTKKANDVHEYETLEMSSLLNGT, from the exons ATGGAAATGGAAGCAGaagaacatgaaaaagaaagtCTTCACCCTGAGTTAGAGAACCAAAAGCAGAAAACTCCAGTAAAGGGTGTCCGAGATTTGCTATGGACACCCATAAATTGGTTCAGAATGCTGAGTAGCGAGTTGCATTGGAGCTTTGTGGTGGGTGTGCTGATTGTGTACGGCATCAGTCAGGGTCTAAGCATGGGACTGAGTAGAATTAGCATACAGTATTACTTGAAAGATGATCAGAAAGTGCAGCCTTCTGAGGCACAAGTCTACTTTGGGATCATCCAAATTCCTTGGATTGTGAAGCCTTTCTGGGGTCTTCTCACTGACACTCTTCCTGTTCTTGGCTACCGCCGAAAACCCTACTTTGTTTTTGCTG GTTTACTTGGGGTGATCTCCATGCTTGTGTTATCACTAGACAAGAATTTAAATCTGACAATGTCCTTGCTGGCTCTGATGGCGGGGAGTGCTGGAGTTGCAATTGCCGATGTAACAATTGATGCCTGTGTTACACAGAACAGTATAAGACATCCATCCCTTGCCGGTGACATGCAGAGCTTGTGTGGACTGAGCTCTTCAGTCGGGGCACTGGTGGGTTTTTCACTTAGTGGGTTTCTTGTTCACCTTGTGGGCCCTAAG GGTGTGTTTGGGTTGCTCAGCATCCCTCCGGGGCTTGTCATtttggttgggataatgcataGAGAATCTCGTGCGTGCAACTTTGCTTATAAACAG GTCAGTGTAAAGTTACTGGATGCTGGCAAGGCTATGTGGACAACATTAAAATGCAGTAGTGTATGGAGGCCTTGCTTATACATGTACTTGTCACTTGCTCTGGCCTTGAATGTTCGTGAAGGAATGTTTTATTGGTACACTGATGCAAAGGGGGGTCCGTCTTTCTCCAAG GAGGTTGTCGGATCCATATTCTCTATTGGTGCTGTTGGCTCCCTTTTTGGGGTCCTTCTCTACCAGAACTTTTTAAAAAGTTACCCTTTCAGGGATGTTCTTTTCTGGACTCAGTTGCTCTATGGTGCTTCAGGAATGCTAGACTTAGTATTGGTGTTGCgcataaatttgaaatttggtttGCCAGATTATCTTTTTGTTGTCATTGACGAAGGCATTTCTATGTTGATTGGGCGTTTGAAGTGGATGCCTCTTCTTGTACTTAGTTCCAAACTCTGCCCTGCAGGTATAGAAGGTACTTTCTTTGCTATACTGATGTCCATTGATCATATAGGGATGCTGTCATCTACTTGGGCCGGAGGCCTCTTACTCCACATCTTGAATATTACGCGGACACAGTTCGAAAATATTTGGATGGCCATTTTGATCCGGAGTTTGTTGAGAATTGTTCCGATTGCGCTACTGTTCTTAATACCTAGAAGCGATCCCAACTTAACTATTCTTCCATCTGAGATGTTGAGGACCAAAAAAGCCAACGATGTACATGAGTATGAGACTCTTGAAATGTCCTCCCTTCTCAATGGCACTTGA